A stretch of the Mycobacterium sp. ITM-2016-00317 genome encodes the following:
- a CDS encoding TM0106 family RecB-like putative nuclease, with translation MFVATDADEVRVVYSASDLAAAARCEYALLRSFDARLGWGPEVSGDDELLARTATLGDDHERRHLDELRLDADVAIIGRPKYTVAGLAAAAEQTLQAIARRAPVIYQAAMFDGRFVGFADFLILEDPGDSDDSDDDATGPRYRLRDTKLARSVKVEALLQMAAYAETLTEAGVPVAPEVDLVLGDGTSASYPLEELLPVYRPRRAALQRLLDEHLAGGRPVAWEDERVRACFRCSECAPQVRAHDDLLLVAGMRVSQRARLLDAGIATVPELAAHRGPVPELSTRTVTALTAQARLQLADREDGKPPYELIDAQPLMVLPDADRGDLFFDFEGDPLWTRDGHSWGLEYLWGVLALAPSPAADEDFHAFWAHDRAEERQALKDFLTMVRKRRRRYPGMHVYHYAAYEKSTLLRLAGRYGEGEREVDELLRDGVLVDLYPIVRKSIRVGTENYSIKSLEPLYMGNELRSGEVTTATASITEYARYCELRDAGRADEAAGVLKEIEEYNRYDCRSTRRLRDWLMARAIDSGVPPRGPVPRAATADPREVTADPPDQVERALLKFAGDGIEARTAEQTAVALLAAAKGFHKREDKPFWWAHFDRINNPVDEWADDGGVFIAERHEIDTDWHTPPRARKPQRRVRLFGEIATGEVTRDMYALYDPPSPPGLADDPDQRGFGSVTVVECDDPEAPTEVVIVERQPKGGDVFTQVPFALTPGSPIPTRQLQDAIAETAQLVAAGLPALPPDALTDILLRRPPRTRRGSALPRTGDVVADITAALLDLDSSYLAVHGPPGTGKTHTSAKVIATLVGEHGWRVGVVAQSHAVVENLFGDVMKAGVDGARVGKKLNTVSTGWTALDRDDYAEFLCQDGCVVGGTAWDFANGNKIARDSLDLLVIEEAGQFSLANTVAVAQSARNLLLLGDPQQLPQVSQGTHPEPVDGSALGWLVDGHHTLPPERGYFLDRSYRMHPDVCRAVSLLSYDGRLRSAESVTAARRLAGVTPGVRTLAVDHLGNATESPEEADAIIAEVTALLGAEWSDEHGTRPLAQSDVLVVTPYNAQVVLVRRGLDAAGLTEVRAGTVDKFQGQQAPVVFMSMTASSIDDVPRGISFLLNRNRLNVAVSRAKYLAVIVRSRHLTDYLPGTPERLRELGAFLSLSVCDTPTE, from the coding sequence GTGTTCGTCGCCACCGACGCTGACGAGGTCCGGGTCGTCTACAGCGCCTCCGACCTTGCTGCCGCGGCGCGCTGCGAATACGCGCTGCTGCGCTCGTTCGACGCGCGGCTGGGCTGGGGCCCGGAAGTGTCCGGCGACGACGAATTGCTGGCCCGCACCGCGACTCTCGGCGACGACCACGAACGACGCCACCTCGACGAGCTCCGGCTCGACGCCGACGTCGCGATCATCGGCAGGCCGAAGTACACCGTGGCGGGGCTGGCCGCGGCGGCCGAGCAGACGCTGCAGGCGATCGCCCGCCGGGCGCCGGTGATCTACCAGGCCGCCATGTTCGACGGCCGGTTCGTCGGGTTCGCCGACTTCCTGATCCTGGAGGACCCTGGCGACTCCGACGACTCCGACGACGACGCAACCGGTCCGCGCTACCGGCTGCGCGACACCAAGCTGGCCCGCTCGGTCAAGGTCGAGGCGCTGCTGCAGATGGCGGCCTACGCCGAGACGCTGACCGAAGCGGGCGTGCCCGTCGCCCCCGAGGTCGATCTGGTGCTCGGCGACGGCACCTCGGCCAGCTACCCGCTCGAGGAGCTGCTACCGGTCTACCGTCCGCGGCGGGCCGCGCTGCAGCGGCTGCTCGACGAGCACCTGGCCGGCGGCCGGCCGGTCGCCTGGGAGGACGAGCGGGTACGCGCGTGCTTCCGGTGCTCCGAATGCGCGCCGCAGGTCCGTGCGCACGACGACCTGCTGCTCGTGGCCGGAATGCGGGTCAGCCAGCGGGCCCGCCTGCTCGACGCGGGCATCGCCACCGTGCCGGAACTGGCCGCACACCGCGGCCCGGTGCCGGAACTGTCGACCCGCACGGTCACGGCGCTGACAGCTCAGGCCCGCCTGCAGCTCGCCGACCGGGAGGACGGCAAGCCGCCCTACGAACTGATCGACGCGCAGCCGCTGATGGTGCTGCCCGACGCCGACCGCGGCGACCTGTTCTTCGACTTCGAAGGCGATCCGCTGTGGACCAGGGACGGCCACTCGTGGGGGCTGGAGTACCTGTGGGGGGTGCTGGCGCTGGCCCCCTCGCCGGCCGCCGACGAGGACTTCCACGCGTTCTGGGCCCACGACCGCGCCGAGGAACGCCAGGCCCTCAAGGACTTCCTGACGATGGTGCGCAAGCGCCGGCGCCGCTATCCCGGCATGCACGTCTACCACTACGCCGCCTACGAGAAGAGCACGCTGCTGCGGCTGGCCGGCCGCTACGGCGAAGGCGAACGCGAGGTCGACGAGCTGCTGCGCGACGGCGTGCTCGTCGACCTGTATCCGATCGTGCGCAAGAGCATCCGGGTGGGCACCGAGAACTACAGCATCAAATCGCTGGAGCCGCTCTACATGGGCAACGAGTTGCGCAGCGGCGAGGTCACCACCGCCACCGCGTCGATCACCGAGTACGCCCGCTACTGCGAACTGCGCGACGCCGGCCGCGCCGACGAGGCCGCGGGCGTGCTGAAGGAGATCGAGGAGTACAACCGCTACGACTGCCGCTCGACGCGGCGGCTGCGGGACTGGTTGATGGCCCGCGCCATCGATTCCGGCGTGCCGCCGCGCGGGCCGGTGCCGCGCGCGGCCACCGCCGACCCCCGCGAGGTCACGGCCGACCCGCCCGATCAGGTCGAACGCGCGCTGCTCAAGTTCGCCGGCGACGGCATCGAGGCGCGCACCGCCGAACAGACCGCGGTCGCGCTGCTGGCCGCCGCCAAGGGTTTCCACAAGCGCGAGGACAAGCCGTTCTGGTGGGCGCACTTCGACCGGATCAACAACCCGGTCGACGAATGGGCCGACGACGGCGGGGTGTTCATCGCCGAACGCCACGAGATCGACACCGACTGGCACACCCCGCCCAGGGCGCGCAAACCCCAGCGCCGCGTCCGGCTGTTCGGCGAGATCGCCACCGGCGAGGTCACCCGCGACATGTACGCGCTCTACGACCCGCCCTCCCCTCCCGGGCTGGCCGACGATCCGGACCAGCGCGGGTTCGGGTCGGTGACGGTCGTCGAGTGCGACGACCCCGAAGCGCCCACCGAGGTCGTCATCGTGGAACGCCAGCCCAAGGGCGGCGACGTGTTCACCCAGGTGCCGTTCGCGCTGACCCCCGGCTCCCCCATCCCGACCCGGCAACTGCAGGACGCGATCGCCGAGACCGCACAACTGGTGGCCGCCGGGCTGCCCGCACTGCCGCCTGATGCGCTCACCGACATCCTGCTGCGCCGCCCGCCCCGGACCCGCCGCGGTTCGGCGCTGCCGCGCACCGGCGACGTCGTCGCCGACATCACCGCCGCGCTGCTGGATCTGGACTCGTCCTACCTTGCCGTGCACGGCCCGCCGGGCACCGGCAAGACCCACACGTCGGCGAAGGTGATCGCGACCTTGGTCGGCGAGCACGGATGGCGGGTCGGGGTGGTGGCGCAGTCGCACGCGGTGGTGGAGAACCTGTTCGGCGACGTGATGAAGGCCGGGGTGGACGGCGCCCGGGTCGGTAAGAAGCTGAACACCGTCAGCACCGGGTGGACCGCGCTGGACCGCGACGACTACGCAGAGTTCCTGTGCCAGGACGGCTGCGTGGTCGGCGGCACCGCGTGGGATTTCGCCAACGGCAACAAGATCGCGCGCGACAGCCTCGACCTGCTGGTCATCGAGGAGGCCGGGCAGTTCAGCCTGGCCAACACCGTCGCGGTGGCGCAGTCCGCCCGTAACCTGCTGCTGCTGGGGGATCCGCAGCAGCTCCCCCAGGTCAGCCAGGGCACCCACCCCGAACCCGTCGACGGGTCCGCGCTGGGCTGGCTGGTCGACGGCCATCACACGCTGCCGCCCGAACGCGGCTACTTCCTGGACCGCTCCTACCGCATGCATCCCGACGTGTGCCGGGCCGTGTCCCTGCTGTCCTACGACGGACGGCTGCGCTCGGCCGAGAGCGTCACCGCCGCGCGCCGCCTGGCAGGCGTGACGCCGGGAGTGCGCACCCTGGCCGTCGACCACCTCGGCAACGCGACGGAGAGCCCCGAGGAGGCCGACGCGATCATCGCCGAGGTCACCGCACTGCTCGGCGCCGAGTGGTCCGACGAGCACGGCACCCGGCCGCTGGCCCAGAGCGACGTGCTGGTGGTGACCCCGTACAACGCGCAGGTGGTGCTGGTCCGCCGCGGCCTCGACGCGGCGGGGCTGACCGAGGTGCGGGCCGGCACGGTCGACAAGTTCCAGGGCCAGCAGGCGCCGGTGGTGTTCATGTCGATGACGGCGTCCTCGATCGACGACGTCCCCCGCGGAATCTCGTTCCTGCTCAACAGGAATCGCCTCAACGTCGCGGTGAGCCGGGCCAAGTACCTGGCTGTGATCGTGCGCTCGCGCCACCTCACCGACTATCTGCCGGGCACCCCGGAACGGCTCAGGGAGCTCGGCGCGTTCCTGTCCCTCTCGGTCTGTGATACACCGACGGAGTGA
- a CDS encoding FAD-binding oxidoreductase, with protein MTDRLAAIVGANQVTADPDVLEGRSIDHTGRYRGHATLLVRPGSTDEVAAVLRACRDAGVNVTVQGGRTSLVAGTVPEHDDVLLSTERLRDIGDVDVVERRIRVGAGATLAEVQKAAAAAGLVFGVDLAARDSATVGGMASTNAGGLRTVSYGNMGEQVIGLDVVLPDGTVVHRHSQVRSDNTGYDLAALFVGAEGTLGVITALDLRLHPSPRRRVTAICGFDDLDALVATGRVFRDMEGIAALELIDARAGALTAEHAGVAAPVQGAWQLLVELAGETDLTDRLAGALADADLADEPAVGVDTAAQQRLWQVREAVAEVLGVYGPPLKFDVSLPLSAIRGFADAAAALIAEHAPEAIPVLFGHIGEGNLHLNIVRCDLAGDRERALYSAMMTLIAQHGGNVSSEHGVGTRKRDYLSMARTEADIAAMQAVKAAFDPTGYLNRAVLFS; from the coding sequence TTGACCGACCGGCTCGCGGCCATCGTCGGTGCCAACCAGGTGACCGCCGATCCCGACGTGCTCGAAGGCCGCAGCATCGACCACACCGGCCGGTACCGGGGTCACGCCACGCTGCTGGTGCGTCCCGGCTCCACCGACGAGGTGGCCGCGGTGCTGCGGGCGTGCCGCGACGCCGGGGTGAACGTGACCGTGCAGGGCGGGCGCACCTCGCTGGTCGCCGGCACCGTGCCCGAGCACGACGACGTGCTGCTGTCGACCGAGCGGCTTCGCGACATCGGCGACGTCGACGTGGTGGAGCGCCGGATCCGGGTCGGCGCCGGGGCGACGCTGGCCGAGGTGCAGAAAGCCGCCGCCGCGGCGGGCCTGGTGTTCGGCGTCGACCTCGCCGCCCGCGACTCGGCCACCGTCGGCGGGATGGCCTCGACCAACGCCGGCGGGCTGCGCACGGTCAGCTACGGCAACATGGGCGAGCAGGTCATCGGACTCGACGTGGTCCTGCCCGACGGCACCGTGGTGCACCGGCACAGCCAGGTGCGCAGCGACAACACCGGATACGACCTCGCCGCACTGTTCGTCGGCGCCGAGGGCACCCTCGGGGTCATCACCGCACTGGATCTGCGGCTGCACCCGTCACCCCGCCGGCGGGTGACCGCGATCTGCGGCTTCGACGACCTGGACGCGCTCGTCGCGACGGGCCGGGTGTTCCGCGACATGGAGGGCATCGCGGCGCTGGAGCTGATCGACGCGCGGGCCGGCGCGCTGACCGCCGAGCACGCCGGTGTCGCCGCGCCGGTCCAGGGGGCCTGGCAGCTGCTGGTCGAACTGGCCGGGGAAACCGACCTCACCGACCGGCTGGCCGGCGCGCTGGCCGACGCCGACCTGGCCGACGAACCCGCCGTCGGCGTGGACACCGCCGCCCAGCAGCGGCTCTGGCAGGTTCGCGAAGCTGTCGCCGAGGTGCTCGGCGTCTACGGCCCGCCACTCAAGTTCGATGTGTCCCTGCCCCTCTCGGCGATCCGCGGGTTCGCCGACGCCGCCGCGGCGCTGATCGCCGAGCACGCACCGGAGGCCATCCCGGTGCTGTTCGGCCACATCGGCGAGGGCAATCTGCACCTCAACATCGTGCGCTGCGACCTCGCCGGAGACCGGGAGCGCGCGCTGTACTCGGCGATGATGACGCTGATCGCGCAGCACGGCGGCAACGTCAGCTCCGAACACGGCGTCGGCACGCGAAAACGTGACTACCTGTCGATGGCCCGCACCGAGGCCGACATCGCGGCGATGCAGGCGGTCAAGGCGGCGTTCGACCCGACCGGCTATCTGAACCGCGCGGTGTTGTTCTCCTGA
- a CDS encoding NAD(P)-binding protein, whose product MTEIEVDYLVVGAGAMGMAFVDTLLAETDATVALVDENHQPGGHWNSVYPFVRLHQPSAYYGVNSLPLGNEGSIDRSGPNEGYFELATGHEVCAYYDQVMRNHLLPTGRLTYFPMSRYLGDNTFRTLDGREHRVSVRRRTVDATYLLTVVQSMRSAPFTAADGIEVIAPNDLPRRAPGHGHFTVVGGGKTGMDCCLWLLCNGVAADAVRWVRPRESWLLNRANIQPGPQFVAELRGSVATRMRVIAESATLDDLFAGLEDAGILLRLDPATRPTMYHCAIVSQRELDQLRGVWDVVRHGHLEHVEPDRLRLREATIPAPASLYVDCTTQGLPRPPSVPVFDGDHITLQSVRSCQQVFSAAFIAHVEAGYPDDTVRNELCAPVPHPDAPIDWLRHTLADNLAQLRWLRDPELMDWMKSARLNAARDLFPVFPPGKERVRDKALGALAVALRKTNEQLAELMSA is encoded by the coding sequence ATGACCGAGATCGAGGTCGATTACCTCGTGGTGGGGGCGGGCGCCATGGGGATGGCCTTCGTCGACACGCTGCTGGCCGAAACCGATGCCACCGTCGCGCTCGTCGACGAGAACCATCAGCCCGGCGGACACTGGAACTCGGTGTACCCGTTCGTCCGGCTCCACCAACCGTCGGCCTACTACGGCGTGAACTCCTTGCCGCTGGGCAACGAGGGGTCGATCGACCGCAGTGGCCCCAACGAGGGCTACTTCGAACTGGCCACCGGGCACGAGGTGTGCGCGTACTACGACCAGGTGATGCGTAACCACCTGCTGCCGACCGGCCGTCTGACCTACTTCCCGATGTCCCGGTACCTGGGCGACAACACCTTTCGGACCCTGGACGGGCGGGAGCACCGGGTCAGCGTGCGACGCCGGACCGTCGATGCCACCTACCTGCTCACCGTCGTGCAGTCGATGCGCTCGGCGCCGTTCACCGCGGCCGACGGGATCGAGGTGATCGCCCCCAACGACCTGCCGCGGCGCGCACCCGGCCACGGGCATTTCACGGTCGTGGGCGGCGGCAAGACCGGGATGGACTGCTGTCTGTGGTTGTTGTGCAACGGCGTCGCGGCCGACGCCGTGCGCTGGGTGCGGCCGCGCGAGTCGTGGCTGCTCAACCGGGCCAACATCCAGCCGGGCCCCCAGTTCGTCGCCGAGCTGCGCGGCTCGGTCGCCACCCGGATGCGGGTGATCGCCGAGTCCGCCACGCTCGACGACCTTTTCGCCGGACTCGAGGACGCAGGCATCCTGCTGCGCCTCGACCCGGCGACGCGACCGACGATGTACCACTGCGCGATCGTGTCGCAGCGCGAACTGGACCAGCTGCGCGGTGTCTGGGACGTGGTGCGACACGGCCACCTCGAGCACGTCGAACCCGACCGCCTGCGGCTGCGGGAGGCCACCATCCCGGCCCCGGCGTCGCTGTACGTCGACTGCACCACCCAAGGGCTGCCGCGCCCGCCGTCGGTGCCGGTCTTCGACGGCGACCACATCACGCTGCAGAGCGTGCGCAGCTGCCAGCAGGTGTTCAGCGCGGCGTTCATCGCCCATGTCGAGGCCGGTTACCCCGACGACACCGTGCGCAACGAGTTGTGCGCGCCGGTCCCGCACCCCGATGCGCCGATCGACTGGCTCCGGCACACGCTGGCCGACAACCTCGCCCAACTGCGCTGGCTGCGGGATCCGGAGCTGATGGACTGGATGAAGTCCGCGCGGCTCAACGCAGCACGCGACCTGTTCCCGGTGTTCCCGCCGGGCAAGGAACGGGTGCGTGACAAGGCGCTGGGCGCGCTGGCCGTGGCGCTGCGCAAGACCAACGAGCAGCTGGCCGAACTGATGAGCGCCTAG
- a CDS encoding multidrug effflux MFS transporter: MAISPVVDGTHPGPVAPPSRTRMIFVLGLLVALGPLTIDMYLPALPRIGEELGVSSSIAQLTLTGTLAGLAIGQLVIGPLSDSLGRRRPLFAGITLHLVASLMCLFAPNITALGIARGLQGMGAAAGMVVAIAVVGDLYKDNAAATVMSRLMLVLGVAPVLAPSLGAAVLLHGSWHWVFAALAVIGAALLLMAVLALPETLPVDHRRPLKARGIASTYLELLRDGRFVILVLVGALGMSGLFAYIAGASFVLQGEFGLGQTAFAVVFGAGAIALIGTTQCNVVLLKRFAPQQIMVWALGAASVAGVAFVALAATGVGGLYGFVIPVWAILAAMGLVIPNAPAVALTRHPDAAGTAAALLGAVQFGMGALIAPVVGALGNDEFAMAIVMAAGVTAALIALLLTGAHRRPVVAAPDALIAEAA, translated from the coding sequence ATGGCAATATCCCCTGTCGTGGATGGAACGCACCCTGGGCCCGTGGCTCCGCCGAGCCGCACCCGGATGATCTTTGTGCTCGGCCTGCTGGTGGCGCTGGGCCCGCTGACCATCGACATGTATCTGCCGGCCCTGCCCAGGATCGGTGAGGAACTGGGGGTGTCCTCGTCGATCGCTCAGCTGACCCTGACCGGCACGCTGGCCGGCCTGGCGATCGGGCAGTTGGTGATCGGTCCGCTGTCGGACTCGCTGGGCCGTCGCAGGCCGCTGTTCGCCGGCATCACGCTGCACTTGGTGGCGTCGCTGATGTGCCTGTTCGCGCCGAACATCACCGCGCTCGGCATCGCCCGCGGCCTGCAGGGCATGGGCGCCGCGGCGGGAATGGTGGTCGCGATCGCGGTCGTCGGCGATCTGTACAAGGACAACGCGGCGGCGACGGTGATGTCCCGGCTGATGCTGGTGCTGGGCGTCGCCCCGGTACTGGCGCCGTCGCTGGGCGCCGCGGTGCTGCTGCACGGATCGTGGCACTGGGTGTTCGCCGCACTGGCGGTGATCGGCGCGGCGCTGCTGCTGATGGCCGTGCTGGCGCTGCCCGAGACCCTTCCCGTGGACCACCGCAGGCCGCTGAAGGCGCGGGGCATCGCGAGTACTTACCTCGAGCTGTTGCGCGACGGGCGTTTCGTGATCCTCGTGCTGGTCGGTGCGCTGGGGATGTCGGGGCTGTTCGCCTACATCGCCGGCGCGTCGTTCGTGCTGCAGGGCGAGTTCGGTCTCGGCCAGACCGCGTTCGCGGTGGTGTTCGGTGCCGGCGCGATCGCGCTGATCGGCACCACCCAGTGCAACGTCGTGCTGCTGAAGCGGTTCGCCCCGCAGCAGATCATGGTGTGGGCGCTGGGCGCGGCCTCGGTGGCGGGCGTGGCGTTCGTCGCGCTGGCGGCCACAGGTGTCGGCGGCCTCTACGGGTTCGTGATCCCGGTCTGGGCCATCCTGGCGGCCATGGGCCTGGTCATCCCGAACGCGCCCGCGGTGGCGCTGACCCGGCACCCCGACGCCGCGGGCACCGCGGCGGCACTGCTGGGCGCCGTGCAGTTCGGAATGGGCGCGCTGATCGCGCCGGTCGTCGGTGCGCTCGGCAACGACGAGTTCGCGATGGCGATCGTGATGGCCGCCGGCGTGACCGCCGCGCTGATCGCGCTGCTGCTGACCGGGGCGCACCGCCGCCCTGTGGTCGCCGCGCCCGACGCGCTGATCGCCGAAGCTGCCTGA